In Nicotiana tabacum cultivar K326 chromosome 2, ASM71507v2, whole genome shotgun sequence, the following proteins share a genomic window:
- the LOC107769825 gene encoding uncharacterized protein LOC107769825 isoform X1 produces the protein MRQHVLQALVIDTMQRLFRAWKTRLHADYFLYDTDEERLSHRPDDITPEDWVSLAEHFGSLAFKAVSERNKLNRGKQTTKHSCGSKSFAEVEESTHQIEFGNSNTLVKMTEENRCGRIHSHNKFMAYSKKLWLNNNLKKMSFQLVQMRF, from the exons ATGCGACAACATGTGTTGCAAGCTCTTGTGATCGACACTATGCAAAGGCTTTTTAGAGCATGGAAGACTCGACTGCATGCTGACTACTTCCTCTATGATACTGATGAAGAGAGATTGTCTCATAGGCCAGATGATATTACACCTGAAGATTGGGTGTCTCTGGCAGAACATTTTGGAAGTCTAGCATTCAAG GCTGTGAGTGAGAGGAACAAACTAAACAGGGGGAAACAAACAACTAAGCACTCATGTGGCTCAAAGTCATTTGCCGAAGTGGAGGAATCGACG CACCAGATCGAGTTTGGGAACTCCAACACACTCGTAAAAATGACCGAGGAAAATAGGTGTGGTCGGATCCACAGTCACAACAAATTCAT GGCCTACTCCAAGAAATTGTGGCTCAACAACAATCTGAAGAAAATGAGCTTCCAATTAGTGCAGATGAGATTTTAA
- the LOC107769825 gene encoding uncharacterized protein LOC107769825 isoform X3, which yields MRQHVLQALVIDTMQRLFRAWKTRLHADYFLYDTDEERLSHRPDDITPEDWVSLAEHFGSLAFKAVSERNKLNRGKQTTKHSCGSKSFAEVEESTRNPDNRTNAAPDRVWELQHTRKNDRGK from the exons ATGCGACAACATGTGTTGCAAGCTCTTGTGATCGACACTATGCAAAGGCTTTTTAGAGCATGGAAGACTCGACTGCATGCTGACTACTTCCTCTATGATACTGATGAAGAGAGATTGTCTCATAGGCCAGATGATATTACACCTGAAGATTGGGTGTCTCTGGCAGAACATTTTGGAAGTCTAGCATTCAAG GCTGTGAGTGAGAGGAACAAACTAAACAGGGGGAAACAAACAACTAAGCACTCATGTGGCTCAAAGTCATTTGCCGAAGTGGAGGAATCGACG AGAAATCCTGATAATAGAACAAATGCAGCACCAGATCGAGTTTGGGAACTCCAACACACTCGTAAAAATGACCGAGGAAAATAG
- the LOC107769825 gene encoding uncharacterized protein LOC107769825 isoform X2: protein MRQHVLQALVIDTMQRLFRAWKTRLHADYFLYDTDEERLSHRPDDITPEDWVSLAEHFGSLAFKAVSERNKLNRGKQTTKHSCGSKSFAEVEESTHQIEFGNSNTLVKMTEENRAYSKKLWLNNNLKKMSFQLVQMRF from the exons ATGCGACAACATGTGTTGCAAGCTCTTGTGATCGACACTATGCAAAGGCTTTTTAGAGCATGGAAGACTCGACTGCATGCTGACTACTTCCTCTATGATACTGATGAAGAGAGATTGTCTCATAGGCCAGATGATATTACACCTGAAGATTGGGTGTCTCTGGCAGAACATTTTGGAAGTCTAGCATTCAAG GCTGTGAGTGAGAGGAACAAACTAAACAGGGGGAAACAAACAACTAAGCACTCATGTGGCTCAAAGTCATTTGCCGAAGTGGAGGAATCGACG CACCAGATCGAGTTTGGGAACTCCAACACACTCGTAAAAATGACCGAGGAAAATAG GGCCTACTCCAAGAAATTGTGGCTCAACAACAATCTGAAGAAAATGAGCTTCCAATTAGTGCAGATGAGATTTTAA